A section of the Chelmon rostratus isolate fCheRos1 chromosome 16, fCheRos1.pri, whole genome shotgun sequence genome encodes:
- the parp10 gene encoding protein mono-ADP-ribosyltransferase PARP10: MPVESPEERTVEVLALPAGVDEELLCLYFENKRRSGGGPLVSVERKGDGAILVFEEAEAAAQVLSKGHHVLHNVELSVRKPASKDPCRLLLRGINPSTSVEMIELYVENMMGLNVPDYTLHPSAGRDSILIHLSQPFLKDFQNLSAKISKRTLDGAVVALEQIEQTDSVLVENLHPSITPDLLTMYFENKGGGNQKVKEVAMLSEGTAKVSFVNYDSVGPVLDHAHKLEGADLVVVPYFDFLQATQSLTSQDSGVGSQDVTERNSEDLSDMQMQTSPPMVVSTNSQSSSLTASKPLAACEAVEKAAEEVTEDQMEVEDMLSSHITITDIVKLALFQLSTFQRDTEKAHPNVTVQLKDNGVHIAGNDRRTLQLVKHSILDYFANMAEAHFTLEPEKAELLARKDVKERLLQTMNQSGSPPATYTVSDCNAVVTSISQDSAVQACSFLKSQLGHFSIPMAGEYEGMFYCREWSEFLQALGFSSVKVSERGGNIDVWTLKGMENEKQTAILEFLNTPIERDTVISMVPGMLKYIQIHCHQLLADMDQVSIFPLEAEDACGLKIHGQAVACQMAEEVLQGVVSSICTRTITVNAPGVTRFLDDKDCKSILKEMETKFQVYIITKHVPWEPLPHQDIFETAWTMMSHTNFQKVSSDSSAQELKSDSVQTDDNAAAGRGLLEEAKRIVSAIDGRHEEGVSNSDQLDDMDDMDLYTAEDPTSLADQDSDVIAVDASQPSAEGNTMSGLPQLSDGPLGLSSDLEEEAQLSLAIQYSMESSHWSLEDEEKQMQKALELSKKMIQHEASCSSNNKSPQVKQRKRPINISLQDTIKAANTIQLDVFAGYNCDLIRVDIAFGKRVSQRQVEEKLEHRTVKNMSEYHRKCLELIKRKHAVEIQVQGTVITVSGFKDFVKGALCDLKLLLEKLSNSVSDQEILKAVQWVHHDPVSSDTTPYSPDATVFIENVWRMKLKKIDILLDNQPHTINFEKMQEYSISSGKSVKISRKLINVGDLVEEVPEEEYSLLSNMPEVTKVHEESDEFQNVVKNFYETIQEYHSKIRIIQVEKLMNRLLYNQYKLKKASVLQRAVYPEVERTLYHGTSETSVKEICVHGFNRSFCGKNATVYGQGVYFAVNSALSVHDQYSPPNADGYKFVFVSKVLTGDYTKGCHSMKAAPLKETGDIPIRYDSVTDDITKPTMFVIFNDTQAFPEYLITCQRIHR; encoded by the exons ATGCCTGTTGAAAGCCCGGAGGAGAGGACGGTGGAGGTGCTGGCGCTGCCCGCGGGAGTGGACGAGGAGCTGCTCTGCCTGTACTTCGAGAATAAGCGCCGCTCCGGGGGAGGTCCACTTGTCTCTGTGGAGAGGAAGGGTGATGGAGCCATACTGGTGTTTGAAGAGGCAGAAG CTGCAGCCCAAGTGTTGTCCAAAGGGCACCACGTTCTGCATAATGTGGAGCTGAGTGTGAGAAAGCCGGCCTCCAAGGACCCGTGTAGACTGCTGCTGCGGGGGATCAACCCCAGCACCAGCGTCGAGATGATAGAGCTCTACGTGGAGAACATGATGGGGCTGAACGTGCCTGACTACACTCTGCATCCATCGGCAGGGAGAGATTCCATCCTCATTCACCTCAGCCAACCCTTCTTGAAAG attTCCAAAACCTTAGTGCTAAAATCTCCAAAAGGACACTTGATGGGGCCGTGGTCGCTCTTGAGCAGATTGAGCAAACTGACTCCGTGTTAGTGGAGAACCTGCACCCCAGCATCACCCCAGACCTGCTCACAATGTATTTTGAGAACAAGGGAGGTGGGAATCAGAAGGTGAAGGAGGTCGCAATGCTTTCAGAGGGTACAGCCAAGGTGTCCTTTGTCAATTATGACT CTGTGGGCCCTGTCCTGGATCACGCACACAAGCTGGAAGGTGCTGATCTTGTCGTGGTGCCGTACTTCGACTTTCTTCAAGCCACGCAAAGTTTAACATCGCAAGACTCTGGAGTTGGAAGCCAAGATGTGACGGAGAGAAACTCAGAGGATCTGAGTGATATGCAGATGCAGACCAGTCCTCCCATGGTGGTCAGTACAAACAGCCagtcctcctctctgacagccTCAAAGCCCCTTGCTGCCTGCGAGGCAGTAGAGAAAGCGGCGGAGGAAGTCACAGAGGATCAAATGGAGGTCGAAGATATGCTATCAAGCCATATTACTATTACTGACATAGTCAAACTTGCTTTGTTTCAACTCAGCACCTTTCAGCGGGACACTGAAAAGGCTCACCCAAATGTCACTGTGCAACTCAAAGACAATGGTGTACACATTGCAGGTAATGACAGACGAACACTTCAGCTGGTCAAACACTCTATCTTGGACTATTTTGCCAACATGGCTGAGGCTCATTTCACCCTCGAACCAGAAAAGGCTGAGCTTCTTGCAAGAAAAGATGTGAAAGAGCGACTACTGCAGACCATGAATCAGTCTGGATCACCGCCGGCTACGTACACCGTATCAGACTGTAACGCTGTAGTAACCTCAATATCACAGGACTCGGCTGTCCAAGCATGTAGCTTTTTGAAATCCCAGCTGGGTCACTTCAGCATACCGATGGCCGGCGAGTATGAAGGCATGTTTTATTGCAGAGAATGGTCTGAGTTCCTGCAGGCTCTGGGTTTCTCCTCTGTAAAGGTGTCAGAGCGAGGGGGGAATATTGATGTGTGGACTCTGAAAGGGATGGAGAATGAGAAGCAGACTGCTATCCTGGAGTTTCTCAACACACCCATTGAGAGGGACACAGTTATCTCTATGGTACCAGGCATGCTGAAATACATCCAGATCCATTGTCATCAGCTGTTGGCTGACATGGACCAAGTGTCTATCTTTCCACTCGAAGCAGAGGATGCGTGTGGGTTAAAG ATCCATGGCCAGGCTGTCGCTTGTCAAATGGCTGAGGAGGTGTTGCAAGGTGTGGTCTCTTCTATCTGCACCAGAACCATCACAGTAAACGCTCCAGGAGTGACCCGCTTTTTGGACGACAAGGACTGCAAGAGCATCCTGAAAGAGATGGAGACAAAGTTTCAGGTCTATATCATCACAAAACACGTGCCCTGGGAACCCCTGCCACACCAG gaCATTTTTGAAACAGCATGGACCATGATGTCCCACACAAACTTCCAGAAAGTGTCTTCGGATAGTTCTGCACAGGagttaaaatcagattcagtgCAAACTGATGATaatgcagctgcaggcagag GCCTTTTAGAGGAGGCAAAGAGAATCGTCTCAGCCATCGATGGAAGACACGAGGAGGGTGTGTCCAATTCAGACCAACTTGATGATATGGATGACATGGACCTGTACACAGCCGAGGATCCGACCAGCCTGGCAGACCAAGACTCTGACGTGATAGCTGTGGACGCTTCCCAGCCCTCAGCTGAAGGGAACACTATGAGTGGGTTACCCCAGCTGAGTGATGGACCTCTTGGCCTTTCTAGTGACCTCGAAGAAGAGGCCCAACTGTCTCTAGCTATTCAGTACTCTATGGAGTCGAGCCATTGGTCcctggaggatgaggagaaacagATGCAAAAAGCCTTGGAGCTGTCCAAGAAAATGATCCAACATGAAGCATCCTGTAGTAGTAACAACAAGAGCCCCCAGGTGAAGCAGCGTAAGAGGCCCATCAATATTTCCTTACAAGACACCATTAAGGCAGCCAACACCATACAGCTAGATGTGTTTGCAGGTTATAATTGTGACCTGATTCGGGTGGACATAGCCTTTGGGAAAAGGGTCAGCCAGAGACAGGTTGAGGAGAAACTCGAGCACAGGACTGTGAAGAACATGTCCGAGTACCACAGGAAGTGTCTGGAGTTGATTAAGAGGAAGCACGCGGTCGAGATTCAAGTCCAGGGCACCGTAATCACTGTTTCTGGCTTCAAGGACTTTGTGAAGGGAGCACTGTGtgacctgaagctgctgctggagaaatTGTCTAATTCTGTATCTGACCAGGAAATTCTGAAAGCTGTCCAGTGGGTGCATCATGACCCAGTCTCTTCAGACACGACTCCCTATTCACCGGACGCTACAGTGTTCATCGAGAATGTTTGGAGGATGAAGCTGAAAAAGATTGATATTTTGCTGGACAATCAGCCCCACACCATAAACTTCGAGAAAATGCAAGAATACAGCATAAGTTCTGGGAAGTCTGTGAAAATTTCCAGGAAGTTGATCAATGTAGGGGATTTGGTTGAGGAAGTACCAG AAGAGGAATACTCTCTGCTGTCAAACATGCCTGAAGTGACCAAAGTGCACGAGGAGTCTGATGAATTTCAGAATGTGGTGAAGAACTTCTATGAGACCATACAGGAATACCACAGCAAAATCAGAATCATTCAG GTGGAGAAGCTCATGAATCGACTGCTGTACAATCAGTACAAGTTGAAGAAGGCGAGCGTACTGCAGCGTGCCGTGTATCCGGAAGTTGAACGGACGCTCTACCATGGCACAAGTGAGACGAGTGTGAAAGAGATCTGCGTCCATGGATTCAACAGAAGCTTCTGTGGAAAGAATG CCACCGTCTATGGTCAAGGAGTGTATTTTGCTGTCAACTCTGCGCTGTCGGTCCATGATCAGTACTCACCCCCCAACGCAGATGGATACAAGTTTGTTTTCGTGTCAAAGGTTCTAACGGGAGACTACACTAAAGGCTGCCACTCGATGAAGGCGGCCCCGCTGAAGGAGACTGGTGATATTCCAATCAGATACGACAGCGTGACTGACGACATCACGAAGCCGACCATGTTTGTCATCTTCAACGATACGCAGGCTTTTCCTGAATATCTCATCACGTGCCAGAGAATCCACCGCTGA